A single window of Achromobacter xylosoxidans DNA harbors:
- a CDS encoding ABC transporter ATP-binding protein has translation MRPVRGRIRLAMGLAVAGVLCSLSSLACLALAMRELLLSPDTYPWPAFLGALACTLLACFLRLQAFNQSHYAAFRLEVILRNDLVRHLARLSFGELQALGSGPLAKVVQNDVQALHVFVADSTPLFARAYAMPLFSAALLFALDWRMALAAVGVLAVGVAVLSLAMRGRGAMTRRYHQAREQVSAAVIEYVQAMPVVRTFDTGQSTFGRYHRALERYLAMLTDWYRGASFSSRFAIAALGPLPTLAVLLWLGAWWTAQGQLGFPIWLALLLFGMGMAEAMFPMMSLAHMIDQAKLSVARIQQVLAIAPLPPARAPRRRPADASVCFEDVRFGYGGHVALDNLSFTAHAGQVTALVGRSGAGKSTVARLIARFWDIDAGRLLVGGVDVRDLERETLFEHVAFVFQDNFLFSGSVAENIAMGRPDARPAEIEAAARAAQAHDFILALPDGYATVLREGGKDLSGGQRQRLTIARAVLMDRPILVLDEATAATDPENERAVGAALAALMRGRTVIMVAHRLASIRHADQILVLDRGRLAESGTHDTLLAAGGLYAQLWNNHQRARRWTLGEQPS, from the coding sequence ATGCGGCCGGTGCGCGGCCGGATCCGCCTGGCCATGGGGCTGGCCGTGGCCGGCGTGCTGTGCAGCCTGTCGAGCCTGGCCTGCCTGGCGCTGGCCATGCGCGAGTTGCTGCTGTCCCCGGACACCTATCCCTGGCCCGCGTTCCTGGGCGCGCTGGCGTGCACCCTGCTGGCCTGCTTCCTGCGGCTGCAGGCCTTCAACCAGTCGCACTACGCCGCCTTCCGCCTGGAAGTGATCCTGCGCAACGACCTGGTGCGGCACCTGGCGCGGCTTTCCTTCGGCGAATTGCAGGCGCTGGGCAGCGGCCCGCTGGCCAAGGTGGTGCAGAACGACGTGCAGGCGCTGCACGTTTTCGTGGCCGACAGCACGCCGCTGTTCGCCCGCGCCTACGCCATGCCGCTGTTCAGCGCGGCGCTGCTGTTCGCGCTGGACTGGCGCATGGCACTGGCCGCCGTGGGCGTGCTGGCGGTAGGCGTGGCGGTCCTGTCGCTGGCGATGCGCGGCCGCGGAGCCATGACGCGGCGCTACCACCAGGCGCGCGAACAGGTCAGCGCCGCGGTGATCGAATACGTGCAGGCCATGCCCGTGGTGCGCACCTTCGATACCGGCCAGAGCACCTTCGGACGCTACCACCGCGCCCTGGAGCGCTACCTGGCGATGCTGACCGACTGGTATCGCGGCGCCAGCTTCAGTTCCCGCTTCGCGATTGCCGCGCTCGGCCCGCTGCCGACCCTTGCGGTGCTGCTGTGGCTGGGCGCCTGGTGGACGGCGCAGGGCCAGCTCGGCTTTCCAATCTGGCTGGCCTTGCTGCTGTTCGGCATGGGCATGGCCGAAGCCATGTTTCCGATGATGTCGCTGGCGCACATGATCGACCAGGCCAAGCTGAGCGTGGCGCGCATCCAGCAGGTGCTGGCGATCGCGCCGCTGCCGCCGGCCCGCGCGCCGCGGCGGCGGCCGGCCGACGCCAGCGTGTGCTTCGAGGATGTGCGCTTCGGCTATGGTGGCCATGTCGCGCTGGACAACCTGAGTTTCACCGCGCATGCCGGCCAGGTGACGGCGCTGGTCGGCCGTTCAGGCGCCGGCAAGAGCACCGTGGCGCGGTTGATCGCCCGCTTCTGGGACATCGATGCCGGGCGCCTGCTGGTGGGCGGCGTCGACGTGCGCGACCTGGAACGCGAGACCCTGTTCGAGCATGTCGCCTTCGTGTTCCAGGACAACTTCCTGTTCTCCGGCAGCGTGGCCGAGAACATCGCCATGGGCCGCCCCGATGCCCGCCCCGCCGAGATCGAGGCCGCCGCCCGGGCGGCGCAGGCGCACGACTTCATCCTCGCGCTGCCCGACGGCTACGCCACCGTGCTGCGCGAAGGCGGCAAGGACCTGTCCGGCGGCCAGCGCCAGCGCCTGACGATCGCCCGCGCCGTGCTGATGGACCGCCCGATCCTGGTGCTGGACGAAGCCACCGCCGCCACCGATCCCGAAAACGAACGCGCGGTCGGCGCCGCGCTGGCCGCGCTGATGCGCGGCCGCACCGTCATCATGGTCGCGCACCGGCTCGCCAGCATCCGCCACGCCGACCAGATCCTGGTGCTGGACCGTGGCCGGCTAGCCGAATCCGGCACGCACGACACCCTGCTCGCGGCGGGCGGCCTCTATGCCCAGCTCTGGAACAACCATCAACGCGCCCGTCGCTGGACCTTGGGCGAGCAACCCTCATGA
- a CDS encoding ABC transporter ATP-binding protein, translating into MTTPPAPWRDTYRRLLRSAGSQAGRLRASLCLLLAAAVCQGLSLACIVPLFVHVTRGDPWRAALAWLAGFTLLAAAAIILRWRAQGFDYRGHMARATHELRVLLGEQLRRMPLEALQAHRTGGIAAKLLGGVDEQMNYALTVINLILGAAVTPATTALALLAWDWRLGMALMLVFPVIVPLYRWRRPALDRGHAATGRANEALNAELLEYMQGLPVCLATGRAGAANERLRAGFEQVERLQREHHRRGAKPSLMVAAIVESGMLAILGCGMLWVTQGSLAPAALGAVLVLVARFAEPLATFVNFTTILALIEAALARIEDVRAVAPLPQWPSEGGPGGPARIRINGLEFRYAGGSAPALRDIDLDLPARGLTALVGPSGSGKTTLTRLLMRHADPQRGAVRIGGVDIRSLPAADLNRLISTVFQDVHLFDDTVLGNIGMARPDASEADIHAAARAAHCLDFIERLPQGWQTRLGEAGGKLSGGERQRLSIARAILKNAPIVILDEPTAALDTESELAVQAAIDTLVADRSVIVIAHRLSTIVAADRILVFEDGRITQRGTHAQLLAVPGRYRQMWLAQQG; encoded by the coding sequence ATGACGACACCTCCCGCTCCCTGGCGCGACACCTATCGCCGCCTTCTCCGCAGCGCAGGCAGCCAGGCCGGCCGCCTGCGCGCCAGCCTGTGCCTGTTGCTGGCCGCCGCCGTGTGCCAGGGCCTGTCGCTGGCCTGCATCGTGCCCCTGTTCGTCCACGTGACCCGCGGCGATCCCTGGCGCGCCGCGCTGGCCTGGCTGGCGGGCTTCACCTTGCTGGCAGCCGCCGCCATCATCCTGCGCTGGCGCGCGCAGGGCTTCGACTATCGCGGCCACATGGCGCGCGCCACGCACGAGCTGCGCGTGCTGCTGGGCGAGCAACTGCGGCGCATGCCGCTGGAGGCGCTGCAGGCCCACCGCACCGGCGGCATCGCCGCCAAGCTGCTGGGCGGCGTCGACGAGCAGATGAACTACGCGCTGACGGTGATCAACCTGATCCTGGGCGCCGCGGTTACGCCGGCCACGACCGCGCTGGCGCTGCTGGCCTGGGACTGGCGACTGGGCATGGCGCTGATGCTGGTGTTTCCCGTGATCGTGCCGCTCTACCGCTGGCGCCGGCCGGCGCTGGATCGCGGGCATGCGGCCACGGGCCGCGCCAATGAAGCCTTGAACGCGGAACTGCTCGAGTACATGCAAGGACTGCCCGTGTGCCTGGCGACGGGCCGAGCCGGCGCCGCCAATGAACGCCTGCGCGCCGGCTTCGAGCAGGTGGAACGATTGCAGCGCGAGCATCACCGGCGCGGCGCCAAGCCGTCGTTGATGGTGGCCGCCATCGTCGAATCCGGGATGCTGGCAATCCTGGGCTGCGGCATGCTGTGGGTCACCCAGGGGAGCCTGGCTCCCGCGGCTCTCGGCGCGGTACTGGTGCTGGTGGCGCGCTTTGCCGAACCGCTGGCGACCTTCGTGAACTTCACCACGATCCTGGCGCTGATCGAGGCCGCCCTGGCCCGCATCGAAGACGTACGGGCGGTGGCGCCGCTGCCGCAATGGCCGTCAGAGGGAGGCCCTGGCGGACCGGCGCGCATCCGTATCAACGGTCTCGAATTCCGCTACGCCGGCGGCAGTGCGCCAGCCCTGCGCGATATCGACCTGGATCTGCCGGCGCGCGGCCTGACCGCGCTGGTGGGCCCTTCGGGCTCCGGCAAGACCACGCTGACGCGCCTGCTGATGCGGCACGCCGATCCGCAACGCGGCGCGGTCCGCATCGGCGGCGTGGACATCCGCAGCCTGCCAGCCGCCGACCTGAACCGCCTGATCTCGACCGTGTTCCAGGATGTGCACCTGTTCGACGACACCGTGCTCGGCAACATCGGCATGGCAAGGCCCGATGCCAGCGAGGCTGACATCCACGCCGCCGCCCGCGCGGCCCATTGCCTGGACTTCATCGAGCGCCTGCCGCAAGGCTGGCAGACCCGCCTGGGCGAGGCTGGCGGCAAGCTGTCGGGCGGCGAACGCCAGCGCCTGTCGATCGCGCGCGCCATCCTCAAGAACGCGCCGATCGTGATCCTGGACGAGCCCACCGCCGCGCTCGACACCGAGAGCGAACTGGCGGTGCAGGCGGCCATCGATACCCTGGTCGCGGACCGCAGCGTCATCGTGATCGCCCACCGCCTGTCGACCATCGTCGCGGCGGATCGCATCCTGGTGTTCGAGGACGGTCGCATCACGCAGCGCGGCACGCACGCGCAACTGCTGGCTGTCCCGGGCCGCTATCGCCAGATGTGGCTGGCGCAACAGGGCTGA
- the pdeM gene encoding ligase-associated DNA damage response endonuclease PdeM → MNASPDDELDIVLAGEAMVLSGARAMFWPARGRLIIADLHLGKSHVFRRAGIAVPSGATRGDLDRLAALVARTAARELWIVGDLLHGPAAQAAWRDAWLEWRRQHAGLDVAVLAGNHDRALDGGVLEVRQLGDACVDGPFLFCHIPRAEANGQHVIAGHMHPKTSVPGVPRSWPAFWLRAGLTVLPAFSDFTGGHIVDGGEGGLIVACVAGTPIPVAGRLR, encoded by the coding sequence ATGAACGCATCGCCTGACGACGAGCTGGACATCGTGCTGGCGGGCGAGGCCATGGTGCTATCGGGGGCGCGGGCGATGTTCTGGCCCGCCCGGGGGCGCTTGATCATTGCCGACCTGCACCTGGGGAAAAGCCATGTCTTCCGGCGCGCGGGCATCGCGGTGCCCAGCGGCGCCACGCGCGGCGACCTGGACCGCCTGGCCGCCCTGGTTGCGCGCACGGCCGCCCGCGAGCTGTGGATCGTGGGCGACCTGTTGCACGGACCCGCCGCGCAGGCGGCCTGGCGCGACGCGTGGCTGGAATGGCGGCGCCAGCATGCCGGGCTGGACGTCGCCGTGCTGGCGGGCAATCACGACCGCGCGCTGGACGGCGGAGTCCTGGAAGTGCGACAGCTCGGTGATGCCTGCGTGGATGGTCCCTTCCTGTTCTGTCACATCCCGCGGGCGGAAGCGAACGGCCAGCACGTCATCGCGGGGCACATGCATCCGAAGACGTCGGTGCCGGGAGTGCCGCGCAGTTGGCCGGCGTTCTGGCTGCGCGCGGGCCTCACGGTCCTGCCGGCCTTTTCGGACTTCACTGGCGGTCACATCGTGGATGGCGGTGAAGGCGGGTTGATCGTCGCCTGCGTGGCTGGCACGCCGATCCCCGTGGCGGGGCGCCTGCGGTGA
- a CDS encoding ligase-associated DNA damage response DEXH box helicase, giving the protein MLWVTPLRALAADTTRALTQTAADMGLAWTVALRTGDASARDKRLARQGKAQALVITPESLALLLSYADASSRFRALRCIVVDEWHELLGNKRGVLLQLCLARLRRLSPGVRTWGLSATLGNLDEARAVLLPHAPGSALVAGVRPRRMQISTLLPERSRTLPWAGHLGLSQLERVFKRLFDVRATLLFTNTRAQAELWHRALESIWPEAPATLALHHGSLDPKLRAAVEQGLRDGTVRCVVATSSLDLGVDFPAVDQVLQIGSPKGVARLLQRAGRARHRPGESGNVVCVPAQALELIEYAAARQAIARGEIESRPPPVGSLDVLAQHAVTLALGGGFEADELYREVRGTHAYAALDAATWRAVLDFIVQGGRALAKYPDYQRVVRDDDGRYRVRDRRVAFRHRLSIGTITADGAVAVRYLRGGSLGSVEEGFLARLRRGDRFQFAGRTLELVRLEGMVAYVRRAKGGDGPVATWQGGRMPLSTQLASEVESLYSHPGPHPEMRAVEPLLRIQAQASALPDRGRLVAERIGSRRGMHLFLFPFAGRAVHEGIAAMIALRWGRRQANTISYTVNDYGLMLTLAEPAALDDALLRQLLSPDNMADDLRDGVNLGEMARRQFREIARVAGLLTPSLPGQAARSLRQVQASSGLLYDVLRRYDPDHLLLAQAEREVFELQLEAPRLLAALHDCQRRELLLREPRALTPLSFPLWTESMRGQLSTETWQARVRRAAAQLEKRYERIA; this is encoded by the coding sequence GTGCTGTGGGTCACGCCGTTGCGGGCGCTCGCCGCCGACACCACCCGCGCGCTGACGCAGACGGCGGCCGACATGGGCCTGGCGTGGACGGTGGCGCTGCGCACGGGCGATGCCAGCGCCCGCGACAAGCGCCTGGCGCGGCAGGGCAAGGCGCAGGCGCTGGTGATCACGCCCGAATCCCTGGCCCTGCTGCTTTCCTACGCCGACGCGTCGTCGCGCTTTCGCGCCCTGCGCTGCATCGTGGTGGACGAATGGCACGAATTGCTGGGCAACAAGCGCGGCGTGCTGCTGCAGCTGTGCCTGGCGCGCCTGCGGCGCCTGTCGCCCGGCGTGCGGACCTGGGGCCTGTCCGCCACGCTCGGCAACCTGGACGAGGCCCGCGCCGTGTTGCTGCCGCACGCGCCGGGCAGCGCGCTGGTGGCGGGCGTGCGGCCGCGGCGGATGCAGATATCGACGCTGCTGCCCGAGCGCAGCCGCACCCTGCCATGGGCCGGGCACCTGGGCCTGTCGCAGCTGGAGCGGGTGTTCAAGCGCCTCTTCGACGTGCGCGCGACGCTCCTGTTCACCAATACCCGCGCCCAGGCCGAGCTGTGGCATCGTGCCCTGGAATCCATCTGGCCCGAGGCCCCCGCCACACTGGCGCTGCATCATGGATCGCTGGACCCGAAGCTGCGCGCCGCCGTGGAACAGGGCTTGCGCGACGGCACGGTGCGCTGCGTGGTGGCCACATCCAGCCTGGACCTGGGCGTGGATTTTCCGGCCGTGGACCAGGTCTTGCAGATCGGCAGCCCCAAGGGTGTGGCGCGCCTCCTGCAACGCGCCGGACGCGCCCGCCACCGCCCGGGGGAATCGGGCAACGTGGTCTGCGTGCCGGCACAGGCGCTCGAGCTGATCGAGTATGCCGCCGCCCGCCAGGCGATCGCGCGCGGCGAGATCGAGTCCAGGCCGCCGCCAGTCGGCAGCCTGGACGTGCTGGCCCAGCATGCCGTCACGCTGGCGCTGGGTGGTGGCTTCGAGGCGGACGAGCTGTACCGGGAAGTCCGCGGCACTCACGCCTACGCCGCGCTCGACGCCGCGACGTGGCGGGCCGTGCTGGACTTCATCGTGCAGGGCGGCCGCGCGCTGGCGAAGTATCCGGATTACCAACGCGTCGTGCGCGATGACGATGGACGTTACCGTGTGCGCGACCGGCGCGTCGCGTTCCGCCATCGGCTGTCCATCGGCACCATCACCGCTGACGGCGCGGTGGCCGTGAGGTATTTGCGCGGGGGCAGCCTGGGATCGGTGGAAGAAGGTTTCCTGGCCCGCCTGCGGCGCGGCGACCGGTTCCAGTTCGCCGGGCGCACGCTGGAACTGGTGCGGCTGGAGGGCATGGTCGCCTACGTGCGGCGCGCCAAGGGTGGCGATGGCCCGGTCGCGACCTGGCAGGGCGGGCGCATGCCCCTGTCGACGCAACTGGCCAGCGAGGTGGAAAGCCTGTATTCGCATCCCGGTCCGCATCCGGAGATGCGCGCGGTCGAACCGCTGCTGCGGATCCAGGCGCAGGCCAGCGCGCTGCCGGATCGCGGCCGGCTGGTGGCCGAGCGGATCGGTTCGCGCCGCGGCATGCATCTGTTCCTGTTCCCGTTCGCCGGCCGCGCCGTGCATGAAGGCATCGCGGCAATGATCGCGCTGCGCTGGGGCCGACGGCAGGCCAACACGATTTCCTACACCGTCAACGACTATGGACTGATGTTGACGCTGGCCGAGCCGGCCGCGCTGGACGACGCCCTGCTGCGCCAGCTGCTCAGCCCTGACAACATGGCCGATGACCTGCGCGACGGCGTGAACCTGGGCGAAATGGCGCGCCGGCAGTTTCGCGAGATCGCGCGCGTGGCGGGCCTGCTGACGCCGTCGCTCCCCGGCCAGGCGGCGCGTTCGCTGCGCCAGGTGCAGGCGTCGAGCGGCCTGCTGTACGACGTCCTGCGCCGCTACGACCCGGACCATCTGCTGTTGGCCCAAGCGGAGCGCGAAGTGTTCGAGCTGCAGCTGGAAGCGCCGCGCCTGCTGGCGGCGTTGCACGACTGCCAGCGGCGCGAGCTGCTGTTGCGCGAACCGCGGGCGTTGACGCCGCTGTCGTTTCCGCTCTGGACGGAGAGCATGCGCGGGCAATTGAGCACCGAGACCTGGCAAGCGCGCGTCAGGCGCGCCGCGGCGCAACTGGAGAAGCGCTATGAACGCATCGCCTGA
- a CDS encoding Helicase domain protein, giving the protein MSAMRRGRDAPLAAWFAARGWKPAPFQRETWRRYLDGESGLLHTPTGSGKTLAAFGGPLLEALAGDAPMAPVKGRGCCGSRRCGRSPPTPPAR; this is encoded by the coding sequence ATGAGCGCCATGCGCCGTGGCCGGGATGCGCCGCTGGCGGCATGGTTCGCGGCGCGCGGCTGGAAGCCCGCCCCGTTTCAGCGCGAGACGTGGCGGCGCTATCTGGATGGCGAATCGGGCCTGCTGCACACGCCCACGGGTAGCGGCAAGACCCTGGCGGCATTCGGCGGCCCGCTGCTGGAGGCCCTGGCCGGTGACGCGCCCATGGCCCCGGTGAAGGGCCGCGGGTGCTGTGGGTCACGCCGTTGCGGGCGCTCGCCGCCGACACCACCCGCGCGCTGA
- a CDS encoding ATP-dependent DNA ligase has translation MKRFAALYQELDRSTATLDKRAALVAYFRDAPPRDAAWALYLLAGGKITSARRKIAAVGELRAWVASASDTAPWLVDACYDQVGDLAETLALLVPDPATAAPERGLADWIEEILLPVANRDEGERREVIVAAWMGLPYAERLVFNKLLTGALRVGVSQRMVQQALAEMSGVAIARIAQRMLGAWSPSPAFLRDLLSAEELPGDRQQPYPFFLASPLEGDPALLGPIGDWLLEWKWDGIRAQLIRRRGEVALWSRGEERLDGRFPEVEAAAAALDVDCVMDGELLAWQDDTAGPMPFSALQTRIQRLKPGPKWLAEAPVRLLAYDLLELDGADLRELPQTERRARLEALLRRHPDPRLRLSPIVAPESWDEARLLRAQSRERGVEGFMLKRGAAPYQSGRRRGDWWKWKIDPLTIDAVLLYAQSGHGRRSTLYTDYTFGLWDGDALVPIAKAYSGLDDKEILELDRWLRAHTRERFGPVRSVDPVQVFELGFEGVNLSKRHKSGVAVRFPRILRWRHDKRADQADRLDTLKALAR, from the coding sequence ATGAAGCGATTCGCGGCGTTGTATCAGGAACTGGACCGCAGTACCGCCACCTTGGACAAGCGCGCGGCGCTGGTGGCGTACTTCCGTGATGCGCCGCCCCGCGACGCGGCATGGGCGTTGTATCTGCTGGCCGGCGGCAAGATCACCAGCGCGCGCAGGAAGATCGCGGCGGTCGGCGAACTGCGCGCCTGGGTCGCGAGCGCGTCCGACACCGCGCCCTGGCTGGTGGATGCCTGCTATGACCAGGTCGGAGACCTGGCCGAGACGCTGGCGCTGCTGGTTCCCGACCCCGCCACCGCCGCGCCCGAGCGCGGCCTGGCCGATTGGATCGAAGAGATCCTGTTGCCCGTGGCCAATCGCGACGAGGGCGAGCGCCGCGAGGTCATCGTGGCCGCATGGATGGGCCTGCCCTATGCGGAACGCCTGGTCTTCAACAAACTGCTGACCGGCGCCCTGCGCGTCGGCGTGTCGCAGCGGATGGTGCAGCAGGCGCTGGCGGAGATGTCGGGCGTGGCCATCGCGCGCATCGCGCAGCGCATGCTGGGCGCGTGGTCGCCCAGCCCCGCCTTCCTGCGTGACTTGCTGAGCGCCGAGGAATTGCCCGGCGACCGCCAGCAGCCTTACCCCTTCTTTCTGGCTTCGCCGCTGGAGGGCGATCCGGCGCTGCTGGGGCCGATCGGCGACTGGCTGCTCGAATGGAAGTGGGACGGCATCCGCGCGCAATTGATACGGCGGCGCGGCGAAGTGGCATTGTGGTCGCGCGGCGAGGAGCGCCTGGACGGCCGGTTTCCCGAGGTCGAGGCCGCGGCCGCGGCGCTGGATGTGGACTGCGTCATGGACGGGGAACTGCTGGCCTGGCAGGACGACACAGCCGGTCCCATGCCGTTTTCCGCCTTGCAGACCCGCATCCAGCGTCTCAAGCCCGGGCCCAAGTGGCTGGCCGAGGCGCCGGTGCGCCTGCTGGCCTACGATTTGCTGGAGCTGGACGGCGCCGACCTGCGCGAGCTGCCGCAGACCGAACGGCGCGCCCGGCTGGAAGCGTTGCTGCGCCGGCATCCGGACCCGCGCCTGCGGCTGTCGCCGATCGTCGCGCCCGAAAGCTGGGACGAGGCCCGCCTGCTGCGCGCGCAATCGCGCGAACGCGGCGTCGAGGGCTTCATGCTCAAGCGCGGCGCCGCGCCGTACCAAAGCGGCAGGCGGCGCGGCGACTGGTGGAAGTGGAAGATCGATCCGCTCACCATCGACGCGGTGCTGCTGTATGCGCAGTCCGGCCACGGCCGCCGCAGCACGCTCTACACCGACTACACCTTCGGCCTGTGGGATGGCGATGCGCTGGTGCCCATCGCCAAGGCCTATTCGGGCCTGGACGACAAGGAGATCCTGGAACTGGACCGTTGGCTGCGCGCCCACACGCGCGAGCGTTTCGGCCCGGTGCGCTCGGTTGATCCGGTACAGGTGTTCGAGCTGGGTTTCGAGGGCGTCAACCTGTCCAAGCGCCACAAGTCGGGCGTGGCGGTGCGTTTTCCGCGCATCCTGCGCTGGCGGCATGACAAGCGCGCCGACCAGGCCGACCGGCTCGACACGCTGAAGGCGCTGGCGCGATGA
- a CDS encoding ligase-associated DNA damage response exonuclease — MADIVQLRPEGLYCAAGGFYIDPWRPVDVAVLTHGHGDHARAGMGRYHTSVEGLPILRWRLGDQDYRVHAYGEPFTLGRARVSLHPAGHVLGSAQVRVEVDGQVWVVSGDYKRQPDPTCTPFEVVPCDTFITEATFGLPIYRWPSAADVARDIVQWRDHCAARGEAAILYCYALGKAQRVLAELMPFIDRPVYLHGAIAAGVDVYRGAGVAMADTRLVIDAEGAPAAAGTGFAGELVLAPPSAAGSAWLRRFRKAQHGFASGWMRLRGNRRRRNMDRGFVVSDHADWPDLLRTVRQTGARRVIATHGDTDALVRTLNESGIAAETLATQYGEDD; from the coding sequence ATGGCCGACATCGTCCAATTGCGTCCAGAAGGCTTGTATTGCGCCGCGGGCGGGTTCTACATCGATCCCTGGCGTCCCGTGGATGTCGCGGTCCTCACGCACGGCCATGGCGACCATGCCCGCGCAGGCATGGGCCGCTATCACACCAGCGTCGAGGGCCTGCCGATCCTGCGGTGGCGGCTGGGGGACCAGGACTATCGCGTCCATGCGTACGGCGAGCCCTTCACGCTGGGCCGCGCGCGCGTCTCGCTGCACCCCGCCGGCCACGTGCTGGGGTCCGCGCAGGTGCGCGTCGAAGTCGATGGCCAGGTGTGGGTCGTGTCGGGCGACTACAAGCGCCAGCCGGACCCCACCTGTACGCCGTTCGAGGTCGTGCCTTGCGACACCTTCATCACGGAAGCGACCTTCGGCCTGCCGATATACCGCTGGCCCAGCGCCGCCGACGTGGCGCGCGACATCGTGCAGTGGCGCGACCACTGCGCGGCGCGCGGCGAGGCCGCCATTCTCTACTGCTATGCGCTGGGCAAGGCGCAGCGCGTGCTGGCCGAGCTGATGCCTTTCATCGACCGCCCCGTCTACCTGCATGGTGCGATCGCCGCGGGCGTGGACGTCTATCGCGGCGCGGGCGTGGCAATGGCCGATACGCGCCTGGTCATCGACGCGGAAGGGGCGCCAGCGGCCGCGGGCACGGGATTTGCTGGCGAGCTGGTCCTGGCGCCGCCCTCGGCCGCCGGCAGTGCGTGGCTGCGGCGTTTCCGCAAGGCCCAACATGGTTTTGCCTCCGGCTGGATGCGGCTGCGCGGCAACCGGCGCCGGCGCAACATGGACCGTGGTTTCGTCGTGTCGGACCATGCCGACTGGCCCGATCTGCTGCGCACCGTCCGCCAGACCGGTGCGCGGCGCGTCATCGCCACGCACGGCGACACCGACGCGCTGGTGCGCACCTTGAACGAATCAGGCATCGCCGCCGAGACGCTGGCCACGCAGTACGGCGAAGACGACTAG